One window from the genome of Hydractinia symbiolongicarpus strain clone_291-10 chromosome 1, HSymV2.1, whole genome shotgun sequence encodes:
- the LOC130647786 gene encoding band 4.1-like protein 4 isoform X6, with product MPLFGGSKGKYECRVILLDNNEQKHEITHKTFGDELLSKVFSALNLYEKEYFGLRYKDRNGEAHWLDPNKIVKKQMLNHNPPFILYFGVKFYAADPTKLREEITRYQFFLQVKKDILQGRIPCEDKIAADLCAYCVQSELGDFDPSLHTDGFISEFRFVPQQTIVLENMITETYPKLKGMIPAEAEFKFLERVKWLEMYGVDLHQVKGQDNMEYLLGLTPTGIVLFKNKSKIGSFIWPKITKLKYKGNCFLLRATQGRNNEEKEYTFICINKDYAKNLWKNCAEHHTFFSGRTQQELERDVDKRPRNEQPINRKPSQRFTRRSQENLSYIDGADRDLPKSPISNASTISAPWEAAFTQQSGLYSNGKRNSFPNKPHSMSQERGTSPKFSRRATGYCSSGEAETKRKRSHYYSGYTSATDVESNRTRNSAKYGSAPNIQYKTNLYQDDGTPSYVQQNIHRHHRHHSRESLPMVGHVMPHMDTPNSQDRNRRYRPSGSKSDSEESSRRRRHQHHHYQGGAITDNEMVAPLDIYRNSMGVATGNEEERRRRHRHHHHSQHRQQRNRHSGYQYDPNQAELLLELGPDSASAEVLTGGYSAPPSASNKENMNPMNGVSYRQYSSSSMPYQSSTPTGVPGHTPQRFIHQYLPAHLLKQSGRPPMTVMHSHGSQAMYRPQYVEQYCDEVPYNYRLPFTRSRSVIYRHSVSFEDRNSLKSDRSRPKSSIGENTFKKQ from the exons CACAAAACATTCGGTGATGAATTGTTGTCAAAAGTCTTCTCTGCTTTGAATCTCTATGAAAAAGAATATTTTGGATTACGCTATAAAGATAGGAATGGTGAAGCT CACTGGCTGGATCCaaataaaattgtaaagaaACAGATGTTGA atCATAACCCACCATTTATACTTTATTTTGGAGTCAAATTCTATGCCGCAGATCCAACAAAATTACGGGAAGAAATAACAAG GTATCAATTTTTTCTTCAagttaaaaaagatattttgcaAGGAAG AATACCATGTGAGGATAAAATCGCAGCCGATTTGTGCGCATATTGTGTTCAAT CTGAGCTTGGAGATTTTGACCCATCACTACATACCGATGGTTTTATTTCTGAGTTTAGATTCGTTCCTCAGCAG acAATCGTGTTGGAAAATATGATAACTGAGACATACCCGAAACTAAA AGGCATGATACCAGCAGAAGCAGAGTTCAAGTTTCTGGAGCGTGTGAAATGGCTAGAAATGTATGGCGTAGATTTGCATCAAGTTAAAGGCCAAGATAATATGGAATATTTACTGGGTCTCACACCAACAGGAAttgtattgtttaaaaataaaagcaagaTCGGAAGTTTCATATG GCCAAAGATTACCAAGCTAAAATATAAGGGCAACTGTTTCCTTCTTCGAGCTACTCAAGGGAGAAAT AACGAAGAAAAAGAATATACCTTTATATGCATTAATAAAGATTATGCGAAAAACTTGTGGAAAAACTGTGCGGAGCATCATACATTTTTTAG TGGCCGCACGCAACAAGAGTTAGAGAGAGATGTTGATAAAAGACCAAGAAATGAACAGCCAATTAATAG AAAGCCAAGTCAAAGATTTACTAGAAGAAGCCAAGAAA ACTTATCGTACATAGATGGCGCGGATCGAGATTT ACCAAAAAGTCCTATAAGTAACGCTAGCACCATATCAGCACCTTGGGAGGCTGCATTTACACAACAAAG TGGTTTATATTCCAATGGGAAGCGAAACTCTTTTCCAAACAAACCACATTCGATGAGTCAGGAGCGTGGGACGTCTCCGAAATTTTCTAG ACGCGCAACTGGATATTGTTCGAGTGGAGAAGCTGAAACGAAACGAAAAAG ATCGCATTACTATAGTGGATATACCAGTGCTACTGATGTCGAATCAAACCGAACACGAAACAGTGCTAA GTATGGCTCCGCTCCAAACATTCAATATAAAACCAACCTGTATCAGGATGACGGTACACCTAGCTATGTGCAACAAAACATACACCGGCATCATCGCCATCATAGCAGAGA GTCTTTGCCCATGGTTGGACACGTTATGCCCCACATGGATACACCGAACAGTCAAGATCGCAa taGAAGATACCGTCCGTCAGGTTCAAAAAGCGACAGTGAAGAAAGCAGTCGTCGACGGCGACATCAGCATCATCACTACCAGGGAGGTGCAATCACGGATAA CGAAATGGTAGCACCGCTCGATATCTATCGCAATAGCATGGGAGTTGCCACTGGTAACGAAGAAGAAAGGCGCCGTCGCCATCGTCACCACCACCATTCTCAACACCGTCAGCAACGTAACCGACACAGCGGATACCAATATGATCCTAACCAAGCTGAG ctgCTGCTAGAGCTAGGACCTGACAGCGCCTCCGCTGAAGTGTTGACAGGCGGTTATTCCGCTCCTCCGTCGGCTTCTAATAAAGAAAACATGAATCCAATGAACGGTGTTTCTTATCGCCAGTACAGTTCCTCCAGTATGCCGTACCAAAGTAGCACGCCGACTGGTGTACCTGGTCACACACCCCAAAGATTTATTCACCAATATTTACCTGC CCATCTGCTAAAGCAGAGCGGTCGACCGCcg aTGACGGTGATGCATTCGCACGGCTCGCAAGCGATGTATCGACCACAATATGTAGAACAG TACTGTGACGAAGTTCCTTACAACTATCGATTGCCATTCACACGAAGTCGTTCGGTAATTTATCGACACAGTGTATCGTTCGAGGATCGCAACAGCCTAAAAA GTGATCGGTCCCGGCCGAAATCATCAATTGGCGAGAACACCTTCAAGAAACAATGA